The nucleotide window GCAGATCGCCCCTTCAACGGCTAACCAGATTCACCGCCGGAGCTAAAATGCCCGGCCTACCAAACGATGCCACCGTGAGTGTCCAAGTCAGGACTCTTGATCAGGACTCTCACGGTGTACGGTTTCTGCTGATCCATAATGTAGAGACATGGCTATGGACACGGATTGTCTTGCGACATCCCTTCGGCTTCCCAGAATCAATCCCAGAATCAATCCCAATCGCACATAAGGGAAGCCAGATGTCCGACCAGTAGATCCGGCCATCAGATCCGGTCAAGAGATCAGGGCATGAGATCAGGCAATCGATTCGCTCAGCCCAACAGCGGCTGACCCAAGGGCGGCAGTAATCATCATGAACGAAACAAGCAAACAACGCACAACATCCACTGTCATTCAACAGGCAGATGAGCGCCTGCAAACCCTGCTCCCGAGTATCTACCGCGACCGCACGGATGAGGTCCAGCCCGTCTCGATGGGTTCGGCCCCGTTAGCCTTCGACGTGGACGGTAACGTTGCATGGGACCGCATGTGGGGCTCGTTTTGTGACCTCGCTATGGCAGGCGGCCCACCGCACAAAGGCAAGCTGCTGGAACCCGGCACGCCGGAGTCGATCCTCGCCGAGCCCACGCGTTACGCCAAGGTCTGCGACGAGATCGTGCGCGGCATCGAAATCGCTGCCCGCCTGCAGGCAGCGCCATCCTCCTCGCCAGGCTGGTTGCGCGTACGTTGCAAAAGTCACACCATGGCCGAGTGGCTGTTGCGCGCGATCACCATGGAGAACGTCTCCGTACGCCTGGAAGATGGTGCAATTTTGCTGCCTGCCGGGCCTGCCTTTCGCGTAGAAAAAGAGATCAAAAACGTCATCACCGTGGCCGCCAAAACAACCCACTATTGGAGCGGCCATCTGATACGCCTCCAGCAGCTTGGAGTCGCAAACCTCTTCCACCAGCTCGACAGCGAAGCCCCACTGCTGCAACCCGCATGGGAGATCGGCCCAGAAGATGCAGAAGCCCGCGAGCGCATCGAGCGCGCACTCGAAGACGCCACCGGCCTCCAAGCCACGAGGCACAGCACCAAGCACGGCTACGCCAACTGGATCGGCCTCGACTGTGGCAGCGTCTCGTCCGCCATCACCACAATGCGCCGCCTCGTGGCAAGCAACGTCCTCTGCCGTCGCGAAGAAACCGCAATCTTTCTTCCCTTCAATCCCATCGCTGATCCCCAAGGCACACGCCTCGCACGCACGGTTTCAGAGTTAGCGGTATCAGAACTCAGCGAAACAAAACATCCATAGACGTGACCGAAGACGTGACCGAGAAAATATCTGGATCAGCCTGCTTCTGGATCGGGTACGACAGACCTAGCCAGTACCCGCGAGCACACCTCCCTGAACGATGAAGCACTCCAGGCGAAGCAGATAGGGATGCAATTTACAATCGACATGGAGACTCGCTATGTCACAGCTTAGTCGCACTGGTGTTTCACTCGAAGAAGATCTGTTGAAGGAGTTCGACAGACTCATTGCCAAACGCGGATATGAGAACCGCAGCGAGGCGATACGTGACCTGATTCGTGAAGCGTTGCTGGCTGAAATTGTAGATTCCAACAAGCAGGTCGTAGGCACATTGACGCTTGTATACGACCATCATGTTCCCAATCTCGCCGACAAGCTCACCGAGAGCCAGCATGCGGCGGGAGCGATGGTACTCGCAGCCACGCACGTACATCTGGATCATCATTATTGCCTCGAAGTCATCATCATGAAAGGTCGCAGCAAAGATATCCAGGCGATGGCAGATCGCATCCGCGCCCTCAAGGGTGTAGAGCTCGGAAAGCTCGTCCTCGCAAACTCGGGAAAAGAGTTGAAGAGCCACGCACACACTCATTCCCACTAAGTGCCAGTGCGGCGTGAACTAAGGACGAGCCTGGCGTGTGGCTATCTTGTGGAACCGAATCGCCAGGAGATAGATCCACCAATATAAGAAACCATGCGTATGCCGACGGCTCGCTCTACCGTACCGCAATCGAAGTCCTTCGCCAGACCACTCGGACCAGAACCAGCAGCACAGTATGGCAAGTTCGTAGAGCTCGTGGCCACACTCCAGTTCGGATCGAACGTCTCGGTAGTCTGCCCCGTGTAGCCGCGAGCCACCAGGCCATCCACGCCAAGTTCCAACCTGCCATCCAGGAATGAGCGCACGAGTGCAAGTCGTGTTTCACCCACCGGAATCGCCTCATATTGGCCCGGATGAGCCGCATTCCCCACATCCAGAAACTTGTGCCCTACGTATTCGTATTCGCCACGTCCATGCAGGCCTAATGGCAGCTTGTCCAACGTAGTGAGCACATCGAAAATGGTACGCGGTGCTTCCGGCGTAACCGTATCGGCGACTCCGTTAAACGTCGCCAACCGCGCATCTGCCTTGGATACGATTCCCTGCAAGCTCCCAAAGCTGAATTGGTGCCGCACATTGACAGTTAGAAACTTGATCGTACTCGGTCCCAGGTCATCCGCCGAACCGTTGTCAGGATCGATCTTGGCAAGAGTCGCCGTCGTTGTTGTCCTGCTCACCGTCACGCGAACATCCGTCCCGGAGAACTCTTTTTCAAGCACCACTTGCAAGGAGTGGGAGCGCTCCAGTGGATTTGCAAACACAGCCGCTCCAGTGCCCGACGCGGAAGGCGCGACATTGGTGCGTGGGTCTTCCGTAAAGAACGCCTGCCCAAGGCTGATCGACGCCGAAGGCAGCCAGCGCGTTGGCCCCGTTCCCGGAGACCATGTCGCGGTAACTTTCGGGCTCTCGAACCGGCTCCATTCGTTAAACGAATAAGCAGCTCTCATCTTGTCCGTATTGATCAGTTGCACCTGGTCATTGCGCAGCCCCGCATAGAAGTGCAGATGCTTGCCTAAATCGCCATGCAGAGCAACATAAGGAGCAAACTCACGGATAGTCACATCGTTCGCCAACACCTTCAGAAACGTGCCATACACGTACGGCTGATCCGCCAGATAGTGGTCGAGATTGTCGTTACGAATATCGTCTTCGTTATAGAGAACGCCGCCCATCATCTCCAGCCATGAGGCAAACGTATGGGTCTCGCGAACCTCCGCTCCCTGGGCATTTCGAAACTCGCTTTGCCGAATCAACCCCTCGCCGAAGTTTGAAAACAAAGTCAGATTGTAAGTGCGAAGATAGCCAGAGAAAGCAACCTCGTCCTTTGCTGTAGCCTTCCACTGATCATTCGCAGCCAGTATGAAAGTGTGCGTCTGATCCATCTGCCGCCGGTCCACAGTATCTTTCACCTGCATGCCAAATCCAACAGGAGCGAGATTACCCTCATGGGAAACACCATAATACGCATCGCCAAATACAGTGATCTCGTGCTTTTCCCGATCGAAGACGCGCAGCGCATTTCCCTTGAACTGCTTTCGATGCTCCAGCGTGAGCATCAATCCATTCCCGTAGTTGCCTTCGAGAGCGAGCCACGCCTTCTTCGCCGGGTCTGAGGGCGCTAAACCTACAGTGAGATCGATATCGCGATAGTCCCCCGTGAGAGTAACGAAACGTTTCAGTTGTGGACGCAGGAGATACGTGGCCGCCAGATTCAGCGAGTGATTTCCTTCGAGCACATTGTACGCACCGTCATCTATTGACACTCCA belongs to Acidicapsa ligni and includes:
- the nikR gene encoding nickel-responsive transcriptional regulator NikR encodes the protein MSQLSRTGVSLEEDLLKEFDRLIAKRGYENRSEAIRDLIREALLAEIVDSNKQVVGTLTLVYDHHVPNLADKLTESQHAAGAMVLAATHVHLDHHYCLEVIIMKGRSKDIQAMADRIRALKGVELGKLVLANSGKELKSHAHTHSH
- a CDS encoding TonB-dependent receptor; amino-acid sequence: MSTNATWCYDTQKHEVDTSFAELFLFAYRLTTANQSIEAFRKMGSQGRQIILFLAAIFIAGSAVAQSGATRISGSVLDPAGMSVVGAHVEVDSVSGARSTATSGRDGGFSIDLPAAGKYTVRVEAEGFAPVMYKMQLNVDTPNLTLRLQKISIAKEEIGINADVSQIDIASPDPSQKIMVREELLDANPGRPGAPISIPGLPIETAAGGIKAPQYFAPGVAGDHGEPIAQYIRVGGYLVPNNLSANAHGNGYADPNIYVSGALGGVSIDDGAYNVLEGNHSLNLAATYLLRPQLKRFVTLTGDYRDIDLTVGLAPSDPAKKAWLALEGNYGNGLMLTLEHRKQFKGNALRVFDREKHEITVFGDAYYGVSHEGNLAPVGFGMQVKDTVDRRQMDQTHTFILAANDQWKATAKDEVAFSGYLRTYNLTLFSNFGEGLIRQSEFRNAQGAEVRETHTFASWLEMMGGVLYNEDDIRNDNLDHYLADQPYVYGTFLKVLANDVTIREFAPYVALHGDLGKHLHFYAGLRNDQVQLINTDKMRAAYSFNEWSRFESPKVTATWSPGTGPTRWLPSASISLGQAFFTEDPRTNVAPSASGTGAAVFANPLERSHSLQVVLEKEFSGTDVRVTVSRTTTTATLAKIDPDNGSADDLGPSTIKFLTVNVRHQFSFGSLQGIVSKADARLATFNGVADTVTPEAPRTIFDVLTTLDKLPLGLHGRGEYEYVGHKFLDVGNAAHPGQYEAIPVGETRLALVRSFLDGRLELGVDGLVARGYTGQTTETFDPNWSVATSSTNLPYCAAGSGPSGLAKDFDCGTVERAVGIRMVSYIGGSISWRFGSTR